One part of the Lachnospiraceae bacterium JLR.KK002 genome encodes these proteins:
- a CDS encoding VOC family protein, translating to MEKPKFTGLSHVCIFVDDVEQAFAYYERILGAVANQYIPHWKNKGFFQAGGFIREAEEGDVSIGFMDVPGTRLTLELMCYHKPEGRKEPIIFAANDISGARHVALKITNIEEAFEYIKAQPDVTLINTTQEYKVYQISKTEPSEFVFFDQAKERDAQAKQKAADILGNTKYFYFIDKYGLQWEFEQGHTDIGD from the coding sequence ATGGAAAAACCAAAGTTTACAGGATTATCACATGTATGTATTTTTGTGGATGATGTGGAACAGGCATTTGCATATTACGAAAGGATTTTGGGTGCAGTTGCAAATCAGTATATTCCCCACTGGAAGAATAAGGGATTTTTTCAGGCAGGAGGATTTATCAGAGAAGCAGAGGAGGGCGACGTTTCCATCGGTTTTATGGATGTGCCGGGAACCCGTCTGACGCTGGAACTCATGTGTTACCACAAACCGGAGGGAAGGAAAGAGCCGATTATATTTGCAGCAAATGATATCAGCGGAGCAAGGCACGTGGCGCTGAAAATAACGAATATCGAAGAAGCCTTTGAATATATAAAGGCGCAGCCTGATGTTACGCTTATCAATACAACGCAGGAATATAAGGTATATCAGATCAGCAAAACAGAGCCTTCTGAGTTTGTCTTTTTTGATCAGGCGAAAGAGCGTGATGCGCAGGCGAAACAGAAGGCGGCGGATATTCTGGGAAATACAAAATATTTTTACTTTATTGATAAATATGGCCTGCAGTGGGAATTTGAGCAGGGCCATACGGATATTGGGGACTGA
- a CDS encoding LytTR family DNA-binding domain-containing protein produces the protein MYLIGICDDEEKELDRIEAFLAEYGETGQAVEYKTERFTDGEALLKRIREGNSVPDLLLLDIFMSEKNGIEVAEELRRLELNLPIVFLTTSTEHALEAYGVDAVQYLVKPLEQRQFFHAMDTAVRQIFRDREQQIMVKVNGGIRRIQPEEIIYCESQKNYQILYLTGGKCKVRMTAGKLWELLKEFPRFGRCGRSYILNMEHISQVEREKIVMDNEMVIYISRNRIAEFKKNYFSYYFNV, from the coding sequence TTGTATCTGATAGGAATATGTGACGATGAAGAAAAGGAACTGGACCGGATTGAAGCATTTCTGGCAGAGTATGGGGAAACGGGGCAGGCAGTGGAATACAAAACCGAACGGTTTACGGACGGAGAAGCATTGCTGAAGAGAATCAGGGAAGGAAACAGTGTGCCGGATTTGCTGCTTCTGGATATTTTCATGTCCGAAAAAAACGGAATAGAAGTGGCTGAGGAACTGCGGCGTCTGGAACTGAATTTACCTATTGTGTTTCTGACTACTTCAACGGAACATGCGCTGGAGGCTTATGGTGTGGATGCAGTTCAGTATCTTGTGAAACCTCTGGAACAGCGGCAGTTTTTTCACGCCATGGATACTGCTGTCCGGCAGATTTTCCGTGACAGAGAGCAGCAGATTATGGTGAAGGTCAATGGGGGAATCCGCAGGATACAGCCGGAGGAGATCATTTACTGTGAATCACAGAAAAACTATCAGATTCTGTATCTGACCGGGGGAAAATGCAAAGTACGCATGACAGCCGGAAAGCTCTGGGAGCTGCTGAAAGAATTCCCCCGGTTTGGCAGGTGCGGCCGCTCCTATATTCTGAATATGGAGCATATTTCTCAGGTAGAGCGGGAAAAGATTGTAATGGATAACGAGATGGTTATCTATATTTCACGGAACAGGATAGCGGAGTTTAAGAAAAATTATTTTTCTTATTATTTTAATGTCTGA
- a CDS encoding EFR1 family ferrodoxin (N-terminal region resembles flavodoxins. C-terminal ferrodoxin region binds two 4Fe-4S clusters.), with protein MFHTAEFYYFSPTGGTKQAGELFCTGIAEQVEAVNLGSREQEVKQPEGNLAVIAVPVYGGRIPAIAAKKLAALEGNGKQAVTLAVYGTRAYEDALLELNQIMEQRGFQVIGSAALVARHSIVPEVGEGRPDEQDRKEILEFAEKVLKKMKECPEGSVKVPGNYPYKKEMTVAATPVSSDSCNQCGKCSAVCPTGAVRIEAGRTVTELKDCILCMACVCNCPEHVRVLPPSMQEAMEQKLGPLKSVRREPEYFL; from the coding sequence ATGTTTCATACCGCAGAGTTTTATTATTTCAGTCCCACAGGAGGAACGAAACAGGCGGGAGAGCTGTTCTGCACGGGAATTGCAGAGCAGGTGGAGGCTGTAAATCTGGGCAGCAGAGAACAGGAAGTAAAGCAGCCTGAGGGGAATCTGGCAGTGATTGCAGTACCGGTATACGGCGGCAGAATTCCGGCAATAGCTGCAAAGAAACTGGCAGCGCTGGAGGGAAATGGAAAGCAGGCAGTTACATTGGCTGTTTACGGGACACGGGCTTATGAGGACGCCCTTCTGGAGCTGAATCAGATCATGGAGCAGAGGGGATTTCAGGTGATTGGCTCGGCGGCTCTGGTGGCCCGGCATTCTATCGTGCCGGAAGTGGGAGAAGGCAGGCCGGATGAGCAGGACAGAAAAGAAATTCTGGAATTTGCGGAAAAGGTACTGAAAAAAATGAAGGAATGCCCGGAAGGTTCCGTAAAAGTTCCGGGAAATTATCCTTATAAGAAGGAGATGACCGTTGCCGCCACGCCGGTTTCTTCGGATTCCTGTAACCAGTGCGGCAAATGCAGCGCTGTCTGTCCCACGGGTGCGGTGCGGATAGAAGCAGGCAGGACAGTCACAGAGCTGAAAGACTGTATTTTATGTATGGCCTGTGTTTGCAATTGTCCGGAGCATGTCCGCGTGCTGCCGCCATCCATGCAGGAAGCCATGGAGCAGAAGCTGGGGCCGTTGAAATCTGTGCGCAGGGAGCCGGAATATTTCCTGTGA
- a CDS encoding DUF3089 domain-containing protein produces the protein MRKSMEISRIRSRIAVLAFCLLLCGCLACSSQEKQPADAGKETGEESQEKADSFEITDLEGTPSDYSKKENWMKIPEITHEVDTFYIYPTCYLDDSEDAKPICDIDNQKVQDRARDVYGNQGTVFEESTNVFAPFYRQSNIYRVSGLSHEELEAYQRKEQRTDIYAALDYYFEHYNEGRPFIIAGHSQGSIMTKIVLGEYMQAHPEYYERMVAAYPIGFSITETFLEEHPYLKFAEGADDTGVIVSWNTEGTGNKGQDNLVVEPGAISINPINWSRDDTYAGFEENLGSRILNEETGEYEIIQGIADAQLDTERGVVICTAKDADYAPAELFGPESLHGHDYDFYYENLRENVRTRVETYLKQNPVSPEKE, from the coding sequence ATGAGAAAAAGTATGGAGATTTCCCGCATCCGGAGCAGGATAGCCGTGCTGGCATTCTGCCTTCTGCTCTGCGGCTGTCTGGCCTGCAGCAGTCAGGAAAAACAGCCTGCAGATGCAGGAAAAGAAACGGGAGAGGAATCACAGGAGAAGGCGGATTCCTTTGAAATTACAGATTTGGAAGGGACGCCTTCGGATTATTCAAAAAAAGAAAACTGGATGAAGATTCCGGAAATCACCCATGAGGTAGATACCTTTTATATTTATCCCACCTGTTACCTGGATGATTCAGAAGATGCAAAACCAATCTGCGATATTGACAATCAGAAGGTGCAGGACAGAGCCAGGGATGTTTACGGGAACCAGGGGACGGTTTTTGAGGAATCCACCAATGTGTTTGCTCCATTCTACCGGCAGAGCAATATTTACCGGGTTTCAGGCTTAAGCCATGAAGAACTGGAAGCATATCAGAGGAAGGAACAGCGCACAGACATATATGCCGCTCTGGATTATTATTTCGAGCATTATAACGAAGGCAGGCCCTTTATCATTGCGGGACATTCTCAGGGCTCCATTATGACGAAAATTGTTCTGGGAGAGTATATGCAGGCCCATCCGGAATACTATGAGCGCATGGTGGCGGCATATCCCATCGGATTTTCCATTACCGAAACCTTTCTGGAGGAACACCCTTATCTGAAATTTGCCGAAGGCGCTGACGACACGGGTGTGATTGTATCCTGGAACACGGAAGGGACAGGAAACAAAGGGCAGGATAATCTGGTGGTGGAACCGGGCGCCATAAGTATTAATCCAATTAACTGGAGCCGGGATGATACTTATGCCGGATTTGAGGAGAATCTGGGAAGCCGCATTCTGAATGAGGAAACGGGAGAGTATGAAATTATCCAGGGAATTGCAGACGCGCAGCTGGATACGGAACGGGGCGTGGTCATCTGTACGGCAAAGGATGCGGACTATGCTCCGGCAGAGCTGTTCGGGCCGGAGAGCCTGCATGGCCATGACTATGACTTTTATTACGAAAATCTGCGGGAAAATGTCAGGACGAGGGTGGAAACTTATCTGAAACAGAATCCGGTATCTCCCGAAAAAGAGTAA